The genomic DNA CATAGGCAGTCCTTACAATAATCTTTTTCCCTTCAATAAGGTCGTAATCGAAAGCATGAAGGGGATGTCCTGTTTCAATAAGAATATAGTTTGTAATATCAACGACATTGTTTACACTTCTCAATCCTGATGCCTTGAGACGCTTTACCATCCATAAGGGAGATGGAGCAATCTTAACATCTTCAATAACTCGTGCCGTATATGAAGGGCAAAGTTCAGGAGATTTTATTTCAATAGAGATCAAATGAGATGACGGCGTTTTTATCTCGTTGAATTTAGGTTTTTTTATCTTTATGCTGTTTCCAGTGATTGCGGAGATTTCCCTGGCTACACCTATAACATTCAAACAGTCGGCTCTGTTGGGAGTTATTCCTATCTCAAGGACAGCTTCTTCTGTTTCAATATAATCTCCGGCATATTTTCCAAGCTCGACTTCATCATCAAGAAAGATTATATTCTCTGATTCGTCTACTATATCGAAATCAGCGTCACAACACAATAATCCTGCTGATTCAATCCCTCGTATTTTTCTTTTTTCTACTTTGCCCGCGGGCAATGTTGTGCCGGCAGGGGCAAAAACAACTTTCTTTCCAATTTCAAGATTGGGCGCACCTGAAACAACTCTTACCTTTTCCTTGCCGGTAAAAACTTCAACAACCTGCAGTTTATCTGATTCAGGATGATTTTTGATAGATGAAATTTCAGCAGTTATGACATTTTTGGGTATATTATCTTCGAAAATAATTATGTCTTCAACTTCAAGCCCTGTCATTGTGAGCTTTTCAGCCGTTTCCTGTAGGGAAAATGGAATATCTACAAATTCTTTCAACCATTTCCATGATATCTTCATTTCATTCTTGCCTTAAATTGCTTTAAAAATCTCAAGTCGTTTTCATAAAAAAGCCGAATGTCATCTATCCCAAATTTAATCATTGCTATTCGCTCGATTCCCATTCCGAAGGCAAAACCGGTGTACTTATTGATATCATAGTTAACGGCTTCGAAGACGTTGGGATGCACCATACCACAGCCGAGAATTTCAATCCATCCTGAGTTTTTGCATACTCTACACCCTTTCCCACCACAGATTACGCATTCAACATCAACTTCAGCGCTTGGCTCAGTAAAAGGGAAAAAACTTGGCCTAAATCTTATGTTTGCATTTTTGCCGAAAAGTTTATGAATGAATACTTCAAGTGTACCCTTCAAATCTGCAAATGAGACCTCCTCATCAACATAAAATCCTTCTATCTGATGAAACATTGGAGTATGAGATATATCCGCATCCCGCCGAAAAACCTTGCCCGGTGCTAAAATCTTTATAGGCGGCTTTTTTTTGAGATATGTCCTAATTTGTACAGGAGATGTATGAGTCCTTAAAAGAATATCATCACTGATATAAAAAGTGTCCTGCATATCTCTTGCCGGATGGTCTGCAGGGATGTTAAGAGCTTCAAAATTATAATAATCTTCTTCAACTTCAGGGCCATCTTCGATTTCAAATCCCATAGTAGCAAATATATCCATTATCTCACCCATAATGATTGTGACAGGATGAAACGACCCTCTTTGAAATCTTCTTCCCGGCAAAGTAATATCAATAGCAGTCTTTGTCTCACTTTCCGCTATTTTGCGTTCTTTCAGCTCTTTTATTGTACTTTCAATTTTTTCAGCAAAGAGCTTTTTCAGTTCATTCGCTTTTTTACCGACAGTTCTCTTCTCGTCGTCTGAAAGTTCTTTCAAGGATTTCAGGACATTTGTGAGCTCGCCTTTTCTTCCGAGATATTTGACTCGCAGAGCTTCTACTTCTTCTACCTTCTTGAGGGACTTTATTTTCTTTAAGAACTCTTTTTGAAGCTCTTCAAGTTTTTTCTTCATTTACATTCCTAACAAGGATTGGAATAAAGAATTATCC from Candidatus Schekmanbacteria bacterium includes the following:
- a CDS encoding phenylalanine--tRNA ligase subunit alpha, with product MKKKLEELQKEFLKKIKSLKKVEEVEALRVKYLGRKGELTNVLKSLKELSDDEKRTVGKKANELKKLFAEKIESTIKELKERKIAESETKTAIDITLPGRRFQRGSFHPVTIIMGEIMDIFATMGFEIEDGPEVEEDYYNFEALNIPADHPARDMQDTFYISDDILLRTHTSPVQIRTYLKKKPPIKILAPGKVFRRDADISHTPMFHQIEGFYVDEEVSFADLKGTLEVFIHKLFGKNANIRFRPSFFPFTEPSAEVDVECVICGGKGCRVCKNSGWIEILGCGMVHPNVFEAVNYDINKYTGFAFGMGIERIAMIKFGIDDIRLFYENDLRFLKQFKARMK